A genome region from Natronosalvus rutilus includes the following:
- a CDS encoding PHP domain-containing protein encodes MFAVDLHAHTRFFHGHRGLGDRYDPIGVSLLARTARWRGLDGVATTNHDYYTPFEREAATIVPGIEVTTTRGHVLVVGPDPPEETVPLEYTPAEVVDMAHERGCAAIVAHPFRNSTVTDVQDLPFDAIEINGKHPRTQPLVERLATEHDVPLVAGSDAHYPVEVGRAYTRIDADELTPESVVEAIQDGRVEAVVDRRPVDRFIRRWYRAIHSRKHPNDLLSKPTPGVGEPPQS; translated from the coding sequence ATGTTCGCCGTCGATTTACACGCACACACCCGGTTCTTCCACGGGCATCGAGGGCTCGGGGACCGATACGATCCAATCGGCGTCTCGCTCCTCGCTCGAACCGCCCGCTGGCGGGGACTCGACGGCGTCGCGACGACCAATCACGACTATTACACACCCTTCGAGCGCGAGGCCGCCACGATCGTCCCCGGCATCGAGGTCACGACGACGCGCGGCCACGTCCTCGTCGTCGGTCCGGATCCGCCAGAGGAGACGGTCCCGCTCGAGTACACCCCCGCGGAGGTGGTCGACATGGCCCACGAGAGAGGCTGTGCGGCCATCGTCGCCCACCCGTTTCGAAACAGCACGGTGACCGACGTCCAGGACCTCCCGTTCGACGCCATCGAGATCAACGGCAAACACCCGCGGACGCAGCCACTGGTCGAGCGGCTCGCGACCGAACACGACGTCCCGCTCGTCGCCGGGAGCGACGCCCACTACCCGGTTGAAGTCGGGCGAGCGTACACGCGAATCGACGCCGACGAACTGACGCCCGAGTCGGTCGTCGAGGCGATCCAGGACGGTCGGGTCGAAGCGGTCGTCGACCGACGGCCAGTCGACCGATTCATTCGACGCTGGTACCGAGCAATCCACAGCCGAAAGCACCCGAACGATCTGCTCTCGAAGCCGACGCCCGGCGTCGGTGAACCACCGCAGAGTTAG
- a CDS encoding diacylglycerol/lipid kinase family protein has translation MHVPMVPPGSVRADGSGAAESTDRVVICNPVSGSEDHLEQVHGLAADGGWKLRVTEAEGDAREYAREAAESGTELVAAAGGDGTVNEVVDGFVDSGVEDWPTLLIVPAGTGNNTASNLGIESIGEAFSLAESGRRRRLDLGRANDRAFLNSCIGGLTAEASLETDSESKRRFGVLAYVLKTIETATNYDGAPLRVTLENADVATSVVWEGDVALAFIGNCRRFGRRQAQAHAEDGLLEVTLVENASMPSMVGATALDHLFDLDADGIVRHRVPRVTIESLHDEPITYSLDGEVLAAEELDLETLPGAISVVVGDDYESNPDAEGAGL, from the coding sequence ATGCACGTCCCGATGGTCCCTCCTGGATCGGTCCGAGCAGACGGTTCCGGGGCCGCCGAATCGACCGACAGAGTCGTGATCTGCAACCCGGTGAGCGGGAGCGAGGACCACCTCGAGCAGGTTCATGGCCTCGCGGCAGACGGCGGGTGGAAATTGCGCGTGACCGAAGCCGAAGGCGACGCCCGCGAATACGCTCGCGAAGCGGCGGAAAGTGGGACGGAACTCGTCGCGGCGGCCGGGGGCGATGGGACGGTGAACGAGGTCGTCGACGGGTTCGTCGACTCCGGGGTCGAGGACTGGCCGACGCTGCTGATCGTCCCTGCCGGAACGGGGAACAACACCGCGTCGAACCTCGGCATCGAGAGCATCGGCGAGGCGTTCTCGCTGGCGGAATCAGGCCGACGGAGGCGCCTCGACCTCGGTCGAGCCAACGACCGCGCGTTTCTCAACTCCTGTATCGGCGGGCTGACCGCCGAAGCCAGCCTCGAGACCGACTCCGAGAGCAAACGGCGGTTCGGCGTGCTCGCGTACGTGCTCAAGACGATTGAGACGGCGACGAACTACGACGGGGCGCCGTTGCGGGTCACCCTCGAGAACGCCGACGTCGCGACGTCCGTCGTCTGGGAGGGGGACGTCGCGCTCGCGTTCATCGGGAACTGTCGCCGGTTCGGCCGGCGCCAGGCGCAGGCCCACGCCGAGGACGGGTTGCTTGAGGTGACCCTCGTCGAGAACGCATCGATGCCGTCGATGGTCGGCGCGACGGCGCTCGATCACCTCTTCGACCTGGATGCAGACGGGATCGTCCGTCACCGCGTGCCGCGGGTAACGATCGAGAGTCTCCACGACGAGCCGATCACCTACAGCCTCGACGGGGAGGTGCTCGCGGCCGAGGAACTCGATCTCGAGACCCTCCCGGGGGCGATTTCGGTCGTCGTGGGCGACGACTACGAGTCGAACCCGGACGCCGAGGGTGCGGGCTTGTAG
- a CDS encoding NUDIX hydrolase: MNDSTDSEELPHKNAAQDVIAVDADDTELGLVNRLEAHTGEGTRHRAFTSLVFDQDDNILLAQRAPGKRLWGTYWDGTVASHPVEGQSQEDATRQRLEEELGITPDQYEDVRLTDRFEYKRYFENAGVEHEVCAVLEVTLHDTTLDPDEEEVAGLMWVPYERLSTHPEWYRQLRLCPWFEIAMRRDTR, from the coding sequence ATGAACGATTCGACGGATTCCGAAGAACTGCCACACAAGAACGCCGCCCAGGACGTGATCGCGGTCGACGCCGACGACACCGAACTCGGCCTGGTCAACCGCCTCGAGGCCCACACCGGCGAGGGGACGCGCCACCGGGCCTTTACGTCGCTCGTGTTCGACCAGGACGACAACATCCTGCTCGCCCAGCGAGCCCCCGGAAAGCGCCTCTGGGGGACCTACTGGGACGGGACGGTCGCCTCCCACCCCGTCGAGGGCCAGAGCCAGGAGGACGCGACGCGCCAGCGTCTCGAGGAGGAACTCGGCATCACACCGGATCAGTACGAGGACGTCCGCCTCACCGACCGCTTCGAGTACAAGCGATACTTCGAGAACGCGGGCGTCGAGCACGAGGTCTGTGCCGTCCTCGAGGTGACGCTCCACGACACGACGCTCGATCCGGACGAGGAGGAGGTCGCGGGGCTCATGTGGGTGCCGTACGAGCGACTCTCGACCCATCCCGAGTGGTACCGACAGCTTCGCCTGTGTCCCTGGTTCGAGATCGCGATGCGACGGGACACCCGGTGA
- the purS gene encoding phosphoribosylformylglycinamidine synthase subunit PurS: MTAYTATVTVRLKRGVLDPEAETTRRALERLGFSLEALRSADRFEIDLEAASADEAADRADEMAERLLANPTIHDYDVAVDER; the protein is encoded by the coding sequence ATGACCGCCTACACCGCCACGGTGACCGTCCGACTCAAGCGCGGCGTCCTCGACCCCGAGGCCGAGACCACCCGCCGTGCCCTCGAGCGACTGGGGTTCTCGCTCGAGGCGCTTCGCTCGGCCGACCGTTTCGAAATCGACCTCGAGGCGGCGTCGGCCGACGAGGCGGCCGATCGAGCCGACGAGATGGCCGAACGACTGCTCGCGAATCCGACCATCCACGACTACGACGTGGCGGTCGACGAGCGATAG
- the purQ gene encoding phosphoribosylformylglycinamidine synthase I, producing the protein MTVAVVRFGGSNCDRDAEAALEHLDIDAEIVWHEDDLPADTTGIVLPGGFSYGDYLRAGAMAARSPILKEVREAAAEGVPVLGICNGAQVGCESGLTEGAFTTNESARFQCEHVFLRVERTDTPWTAAFEEGDVIEIPIAHGEGRFEIEEDRLTRLETEDRVLFRYCDAEGNLTDDANPNGSKHSVAGVLGESETVAVLMPHPERATLPDVGGTDGQEILRGFERAVER; encoded by the coding sequence GTGACGGTCGCCGTCGTCCGCTTCGGCGGCTCGAACTGCGACCGCGACGCCGAAGCCGCCCTCGAACACCTGGACATCGACGCCGAAATCGTCTGGCACGAGGACGACCTCCCCGCGGACACGACGGGCATCGTCCTCCCCGGCGGCTTCTCCTACGGCGACTACCTTCGCGCGGGCGCGATGGCCGCCCGATCCCCGATCCTCAAGGAGGTGCGCGAGGCCGCCGCCGAGGGCGTACCCGTCCTCGGGATCTGTAACGGCGCCCAAGTCGGCTGTGAGTCCGGCCTGACCGAGGGGGCGTTCACGACGAACGAGAGCGCCCGCTTCCAGTGTGAGCACGTCTTCTTGCGCGTCGAGCGAACCGACACGCCCTGGACGGCCGCCTTCGAGGAGGGCGACGTGATCGAGATCCCGATCGCCCATGGCGAGGGCCGCTTCGAGATCGAGGAGGACCGACTCACCCGCCTCGAGACCGAGGACCGCGTCCTCTTTCGGTACTGTGACGCCGAGGGCAACCTCACCGATGACGCCAATCCGAACGGCTCGAAACACAGCGTCGCGGGCGTTTTGGGCGAGAGCGAGACGGTGGCGGTATTGATGCCCCACCCCGAACGGGCGACGCTTCCTGACGTCGGCGGGACGGACGGACAGGAGATTCTGCGCGGGTTCGAACGGGCCGTCGAGCGATAA
- a CDS encoding MBL fold metallo-hydrolase produces MSNTDIDASEVARRIADDDAENLFVLDVRNEDDYEEWQIPASTNVPVYDELLEYDYSGLEDHLEDLPEDEEIAVVCVAGVTSARAAEFLRDHGFDAKSIPDGMNDWGRVHREYEIPDAEGVVQIVRPGTGCVSYLVHDDEEAVVVDPTQYVDRYLGVADDRDLEIVGVVDTHAHADHVSGARRLAGELDVPYHLHAADAGELETITALADGDTISVGDRELETMHTPGHTPGSVSFRFGDALLSGDTLFLRSVGRPDLEDGSEDAIREASGQLFDSLDGLLDLPDETVVLPGHFNDEDMRPLATELGDLKAESTNELLGYVEEGNQEELVETIVESLSDEPANYNEIKQINWGKEQPGGDVETLELGPNNCAAN; encoded by the coding sequence ATGAGCAATACTGATATCGACGCGTCCGAGGTCGCCCGCCGCATCGCCGACGACGATGCCGAGAACCTGTTCGTCCTCGACGTCCGCAACGAAGACGACTACGAGGAGTGGCAGATTCCAGCCAGTACGAACGTCCCGGTCTACGACGAACTGCTCGAGTACGACTACTCTGGGCTCGAAGATCACCTCGAGGACCTCCCCGAGGACGAGGAGATTGCCGTCGTCTGCGTCGCGGGCGTCACGTCCGCCCGCGCCGCCGAGTTCCTCCGCGACCACGGGTTCGACGCGAAGTCGATCCCCGACGGGATGAACGACTGGGGCCGCGTCCACCGGGAGTACGAGATCCCCGATGCCGAAGGCGTCGTGCAGATCGTCCGACCTGGCACTGGCTGTGTGTCCTACCTCGTCCACGACGACGAGGAAGCCGTCGTCGTCGATCCGACCCAGTACGTCGACCGGTACCTAGGCGTCGCCGACGACCGCGACCTCGAAATCGTCGGCGTCGTCGACACCCACGCCCACGCCGACCACGTCTCCGGGGCGCGTCGACTGGCCGGCGAACTCGACGTCCCGTACCACCTCCACGCGGCGGACGCGGGCGAACTCGAGACGATCACGGCCCTCGCAGACGGCGACACGATTTCGGTCGGTGACCGGGAGCTCGAAACGATGCACACGCCCGGTCACACGCCCGGAAGCGTCTCGTTCCGTTTCGGCGACGCGCTCCTCTCCGGGGACACGCTGTTCCTCCGGAGCGTCGGCCGTCCCGACCTCGAGGACGGCTCCGAGGACGCCATCCGCGAGGCGTCCGGCCAGTTGTTCGACAGCCTCGACGGACTCCTCGACCTCCCCGACGAGACCGTCGTCCTCCCCGGGCACTTCAACGACGAGGACATGCGCCCGCTCGCGACTGAACTCGGCGATCTCAAGGCGGAGTCGACGAACGAACTCCTGGGGTACGTCGAAGAAGGCAATCAGGAGGAGCTCGTCGAAACAATAGTCGAGAGTCTCTCCGACGAACCCGCGAACTACAACGAGATCAAGCAGATCAACTGGGGCAAAGAACAGCCAGGTGGCGACGTCGAAACCCTCGAACTCGGACCCAACAACTGCGCCGCCAACTGA
- a CDS encoding PAS domain S-box protein, protein MDTRTRVIYVDPDCTDRVASAVRAVGLDLECVESDKACLDRLESADCVITEYDLGSAARTGLDLHRAIRRRAPDVPVVLYTDAGNEAIAGEALAAGVTGYVPKSQGVETLVTRVLEAIVETETGAGADLGHGSESGPTSDPNSDSQPDPDSNSNSNLDSELDPHPDSSDSSSLAKTHDERNEPFLESSTDHVQLIVERSPFAIIKWTPEFEVHHWNDAAADLFGYTAAEALGRHATDLVIPQERRDAITDWWATWLEGEPSTNHGISRNVAKDGTSFRCEWSTTPLVDADGTIRGALSFIRDMTSEFRRSLALETLQETTQELMQTSSKAEIGALVIDATDEIIDDALAGIRVYDEDANRLDLVAVSDRLEEQTVQFTPVGPGDDPLWSTYASGSPVVIEDASAEMVPYDLTDEVGNAVIYPLGEHGLLTVAASGPATIEETDLTLIQILAATAEAAFDQAARERELERAKTVVEAVGDSLYAVDTRGTLVTVNDTMVEITGYDRDTLVGLHASEVLTEESFERGVREVERLAASDGDGDEDGGEVATYDVDIVTADGDLVPCEVNTTLLEGEGDLSGSVGILRDVTDRKLMEQELVDHREKMAKLHEIASRLDSCETAQDVYDLTVETAEDVLEFDVCVVDRVDGEYLETVAVSSTIHEDGFSSRAPIDQGIAGKTYRNDRTYRLDDLRADEEATPERDSYRSALSAPIGDRGIFQAVSTDVGAFDRADQELTELLLSHVSDTLDRLAFETRLKAERDRFAALFENVPDAIVSTKRVPEGPIVEQVNPAFERIFGYEESELLEEPLDSFIVPPDHFANAQEINERGTRGEAVEAEVKRRTSDGLRDFMMRVVPMDMTGSTDRAFGLYTDITAQKQHQKRVEILNRVLRHDLRNGMNIINGCAEMLAEAVEDEADRDFAEAIQERAGELISLAEKTRAVERTLDRDGAATGPVDVVDCVETALGRIDAEYPAVDVGCALPDRAHARADELLGDAIFHVLENAIEHSDRGEPTIEIGLEVDDDDTLTLTVADDGPGIPGEERALLQEDEEITQLRHASGLGLWLVNWVITQSGGQLTFQENDPRGTVVRMQIPTADVPTRSAAIDGTAASD, encoded by the coding sequence ATGGACACACGAACCCGCGTCATCTACGTCGATCCCGACTGCACCGATCGCGTCGCCTCCGCCGTTCGAGCAGTCGGTCTCGACCTCGAGTGCGTCGAGAGCGACAAGGCGTGTCTCGACCGACTCGAGTCCGCCGATTGCGTCATTACGGAGTACGACCTCGGCTCCGCAGCGAGAACTGGCCTCGACCTCCACCGAGCGATTCGCCGGCGGGCGCCGGACGTTCCAGTCGTGCTCTACACCGACGCCGGCAACGAAGCCATCGCGGGCGAGGCGCTCGCCGCCGGCGTCACCGGGTACGTTCCGAAGTCACAGGGCGTCGAGACGCTCGTGACTCGCGTTCTCGAGGCAATCGTCGAGACGGAAACCGGTGCTGGCGCCGACCTCGGTCACGGCTCCGAATCCGGCCCTACCTCCGACCCAAACTCAGACTCACAACCTGATCCTGACTCCAACTCCAACTCCAACTTAGACTCCGAACTCGACCCCCACCCTGACTCCAGCGACTCGTCCTCGCTCGCAAAAACGCACGACGAGCGCAACGAACCGTTCCTCGAGTCGTCGACCGACCACGTCCAGCTCATCGTCGAACGGTCGCCGTTCGCGATCATCAAGTGGACCCCCGAATTCGAGGTCCACCACTGGAACGACGCCGCGGCCGACCTGTTCGGCTACACCGCGGCGGAAGCGCTCGGCCGTCACGCGACCGACCTCGTCATCCCCCAGGAGAGACGCGACGCGATCACCGACTGGTGGGCGACCTGGCTCGAAGGCGAGCCGAGTACGAACCACGGCATCTCGCGAAACGTCGCCAAAGACGGGACGTCGTTTCGGTGCGAGTGGTCCACGACGCCCCTCGTCGACGCTGACGGTACCATCAGGGGAGCCCTCTCGTTCATCCGCGACATGACGTCGGAGTTCCGGCGCTCGCTCGCGCTCGAGACCCTCCAGGAGACGACCCAGGAGCTGATGCAGACGAGTTCGAAGGCCGAAATCGGCGCGCTCGTCATCGACGCGACGGACGAGATTATCGACGACGCCCTCGCCGGTATCCGGGTCTACGACGAGGACGCGAACCGACTCGACCTGGTCGCAGTGAGCGATCGACTCGAGGAGCAAACGGTGCAGTTTACGCCGGTCGGTCCCGGCGACGACCCGTTGTGGTCGACGTACGCTTCGGGATCGCCGGTCGTCATCGAGGACGCCTCCGCGGAGATGGTCCCCTACGACCTCACCGACGAGGTCGGTAACGCCGTCATCTACCCGCTCGGCGAGCACGGCCTGCTGACCGTCGCCGCGTCCGGCCCCGCAACGATCGAGGAGACCGACCTCACCCTGATACAAATTCTCGCGGCGACGGCCGAGGCCGCCTTCGACCAGGCCGCCCGCGAGCGCGAACTCGAGCGAGCGAAGACGGTCGTCGAGGCCGTCGGCGACAGCCTGTACGCCGTCGACACCCGGGGAACGCTCGTCACGGTCAACGACACGATGGTCGAGATCACCGGCTACGATCGGGACACCCTCGTCGGACTCCACGCCTCCGAGGTACTCACCGAGGAGAGCTTCGAGCGCGGGGTCCGTGAGGTCGAACGGCTCGCTGCTAGCGATGGAGACGGAGACGAAGACGGAGGCGAGGTAGCGACCTACGACGTCGACATCGTCACCGCAGACGGCGACCTCGTCCCCTGTGAGGTCAACACCACCCTCCTTGAGGGCGAGGGCGACCTCTCCGGCAGCGTCGGCATCCTCCGGGACGTCACCGATCGAAAGCTGATGGAGCAGGAACTCGTCGACCACCGGGAGAAGATGGCAAAACTCCACGAGATCGCCTCCCGCCTCGACTCGTGTGAGACGGCCCAGGACGTCTACGACCTCACCGTCGAAACCGCCGAGGACGTCCTCGAATTCGACGTCTGCGTCGTCGACCGCGTCGACGGCGAGTACCTCGAGACCGTCGCCGTCTCCTCGACGATCCACGAGGACGGATTCTCGAGTCGTGCGCCGATCGACCAGGGCATCGCTGGGAAGACCTATCGAAACGACCGAACGTACCGGCTCGACGACCTCAGAGCCGACGAGGAGGCGACGCCCGAACGCGACTCCTACCGGTCGGCGCTGAGCGCGCCGATCGGCGACCGCGGAATCTTCCAGGCGGTCTCGACGGACGTGGGGGCGTTCGACCGGGCCGACCAGGAATTGACCGAGTTGTTGCTCTCGCACGTCTCGGATACGCTCGACCGCCTCGCGTTCGAAACCCGGCTCAAGGCGGAACGTGACCGCTTCGCCGCGCTCTTCGAGAACGTGCCCGATGCGATCGTCAGCACGAAGCGCGTCCCCGAGGGTCCGATCGTCGAGCAGGTGAACCCGGCGTTCGAGCGAATCTTCGGGTACGAGGAGTCCGAACTGCTCGAGGAACCGCTCGATTCGTTCATCGTGCCCCCCGATCACTTCGCGAACGCCCAGGAGATCAACGAGCGCGGGACGCGGGGGGAGGCCGTAGAAGCGGAAGTCAAGCGTCGGACGAGCGACGGACTTCGCGACTTCATGATGCGGGTCGTCCCGATGGACATGACCGGATCGACCGACCGCGCGTTCGGCCTCTACACCGACATCACGGCCCAGAAACAGCACCAGAAGCGCGTCGAAATCCTGAACCGCGTCCTCAGACACGACCTGCGAAACGGCATGAACATCATCAACGGCTGCGCGGAGATGCTCGCGGAGGCCGTCGAGGACGAGGCCGATCGGGACTTTGCCGAAGCAATTCAGGAACGAGCGGGCGAGCTCATTAGTCTCGCCGAGAAGACGCGAGCGGTCGAACGGACGCTTGATCGTGACGGCGCGGCGACCGGCCCCGTCGACGTCGTCGACTGCGTCGAAACCGCCCTCGGCCGAATCGACGCGGAGTACCCGGCCGTGGACGTCGGCTGTGCGCTCCCCGATCGAGCGCACGCTCGCGCCGACGAACTCCTCGGCGACGCGATCTTTCACGTCCTCGAGAACGCCATCGAGCACAGCGATCGGGGGGAACCGACGATCGAAATCGGTCTCGAGGTGGACGACGACGACACGCTCACACTCACGGTAGCCGACGACGGCCCCGGTATCCCCGGGGAAGAGCGGGCGCTCTTGCAGGAAGACGAAGAGATCACCCAGCTCCGTCACGCCAGCGGGCTCGGACTGTGGCTCGTCAACTGGGTGATCACCCAGTCCGGCGGGCAGTTGACCTTCCAGGAGAACGATCCGCGAGGTACCGTCGTCAGGATGCAGATCCCGACGGCCGACGTGCCGACGCGTTCAGCGGCGATCGACGGGACGGCGGCGAGCGACTGA